In Myxococcales bacterium, the DNA window GTCGCCGAGCGTGCCGAGGTCGAGAAGGTGCTCGTCTACCGATATTTCGGCGGCATCGACGGCCTCATGGCGGCGTACGCGGCGAGGTCCGACTTCTGGCCGACGCTCGACGAGCTCTTGGGGCCCGGGCGCGAGGTCTTGCGTGACACGGACCCAGCGCGCGCGGCGGCACGCGTGCTCGGCAACTATGCGCGTGCGCTCCGAAAACGAAAGGTCACGCTCGATCTCTTGGCCTTCGAGTGCAGCCAACGAAACGCGCTCACCGTGGCGCTCGAGGAGGTGCGCGAGCGGCGCTCCGAGGAGCTCTACGCGGCCCTCGCCGGCGCGGGGTTTCCAGTGTCGGGCCCCGTGGGGGCGGTGGGCGCCCTCTTCTCGGCGGCCATCAACTACCTCACCGTGCGGGGCCGCGACATCCGCGTGTTCGGCGGGCTCGCCGTCCGCACGGAGAGCGATTGGGACGTCATCGAGGGCGCGATGGAGTCCGCCTTCCGCGCGCTCCTCGTCGCGCGCGCCTGACCGTCGCCGCAGGGCCGTTCTCGTGCGCCGCCCGGAGCGGACCATGGATAAAATCGTCCATAGTTTCCTATATTTGTCGACGGGTTGAGGC includes these proteins:
- a CDS encoding TetR/AcrR family transcriptional regulator, which codes for MAAKKRPPPSVEPPVETDGRKLRRLRTEERLVSAVGELLREGGVAALGVNAVAERAEVEKVLVYRYFGGIDGLMAAYAARSDFWPTLDELLGPGREVLRDTDPARAAARVLGNYARALRKRKVTLDLLAFECSQRNALTVALEEVRERRSEELYAALAGAGFPVSGPVGAVGALFSAAINYLTVRGRDIRVFGGLAVRTESDWDVIEGAMESAFRALLVARA